The sequence CTAACATATGGAGCTGATTATTTTGGGCTCCGGCACCGGGGTGCCGTCTCGCCGCCGGGGGGCGCCGGGCTACGCGGTCCTGGCCGCCGGGAAACTCACGGTCCTGGATCTGGGCGCCGGGACGCTGAGGGCCCTGAGCCAGCACGGCCTGGATTTCTCTCGCATTGACCTTCTGGCCCTCACCCACCTGCACCCGGACCACGTGGGGGACCTGGTCCCCTTTTTCTTTGCCACCCACTACGCCCTGGGCTACACCCGCACTGAGCCCTTCATGGTGGCCGCTGCCCGGGGCTTCGGAGAGTTTTGTGAGCGCCTTAAGGTCCCCTTCGGCCGCTGGGTGGAGCCGCCCCCGGGGCTCATGGACCTCAGGGAGCTCAACCCTGAGGGGCCAGACGGGCTGGAGCTTCCCGGTCTGAGGCTTAAAAGCGCGCCGGTGCAGCACCTCCCCGGCAGTCTGGCCTACCGCCTGGAGGCGGAGGGCGGTTCTCTGGTGTATTCCGGGGACACCGAAGCCTGCGACTCCCTGGCGGAGCTGGCCCGGGGGGCAGACGTGCTCCTGTGCGAGTGCGCCAAGCCGTACCCGATCCCGGGGCACATGACCCCGGAGCAGGCCGGGCGGTTGGCGGCCCGGGCCCAGGTGCGCCGCCTCATCCTCACCCACTTCTATCCCCCCTGCGACGAGGTGGACGTGGTGGCCCTGGCGGCGAAGGAATTTGGCGGCGAGATCATCCGGGCGGAAGACGGCCTGCGGCTGAATATTCCCGGCTGAGGCGGTTAAGAAAAGGGAGCGGAAGCGGGTGAGGATGAGGGGGAAGGGGGCTAAAGCCCCTGGCCCTCACGCCGACAAACTGTGCTCATCAACTGCAATTGTGGGGGGGCCGGTCCGGAGTGGTCAGGGTGGGGGATCAGGAGGTGCGGGCCAGGAGCATTTCGGTGATGCCCCAGAAATAGCCCTTCTCCGGCGACTCGGGAAAGAGGCGCAGATCCTCCTGGGCCGCCCGGGTGTATTCCCGGGCCCGGCTGCGGGCGTAGTCCAGGGCGCCCAGGCGCTCCAGGAGCTCCCGGATCTCTCCGGTGTGCTCCGGGCGCACGTCCTGGGCCAGTTCTTTGAGGCGCCGGCGCTCGGCGTCGGAGGCCCGCTTCAGGGCGGTGATCAGGGGCAAGGTGATGCGGCCTTCCTTGAGGTCGTTGGCCACAGGTTTGCCAAGCTGCCGCTCGTCGCCGGTGAAATCCAGGATGTCGTCCACCAGCTGGAAGGTGAGGCCCAGATTGAGGCCGAAGCGGGCCAGGGCCTCCTCCTGCTTCGGGGGGGCGCCGCTGACGATGGCGCCGATCTGACAGGCCGCACTCATGAGCACCGCGGTCTTGCGGTGGATGACCTCGAAGTACTCCTCTTCCGTGAGGTCCAGGTTGCGGGCGTGCAGGAGCTGGAGAATCTCGCCCTCGGCCATCATGGTGGTGGCGTGGGCCAAAACTTTCAGGACCTTCAGGCGGTCGGTGGTGACGGCCAAAGACAGGGCCTTGGCCAGGAGGAAATCCCCCACCAGAATCACCGCCTGGTTGCCCCAGATGGTGTTGGCGGTGGAGGTGCCCCGGCGCACCGTGGCCGCGTCCACAACATCGTCATGGAGCAGGGTGGCGGCGTGGAGGTATTCGAAAATGGTGGAGAAATCGGCCAAGTGATTGCTGCGGCAGCCGCACAGGCGCGCCGACAGCACGAAAAGCAGCGGCCGCACCCGCTTGCCGCCGCTTAAAAGGATGTGCCGCCCCACCTGGGAGATGAAGGGCACGTGCGTGGTGAGATTGGCTTCCAGGGCCCGGTTGATGGCCGCGATATCCGGGGCCAGGGCTGCCAGCAGCTCGGCTTGGTTCATGGCAAAGTATCCGTCAAGTGAAAAAAATAACTTAGAATCCGGCCCCTGTCAATGCAATTGCGCCGGCCGCGCAGCCCCGATGGACAGGCTGGACGGCGCCGGTTGAGCCGCAGGCCGGGTGGCCATCCGCACACAGTCATATGGAGCCACAGTGTAAATTCTGCCGTATTCTCGCCGGGGACCTTGCGGCCTATCCGGTCTTTGAGGATGTGGCCACCTTCGCCTTTCTGGACCACCGGCCCCTCTTCCCCGGCCACTGCCTGGTCATCCCCCGGCAGCATGTAGCCACTTTGACGGAGCTGCCTCCGGGGCTGCTGCCGCCCCTGTTTGCCACCGTGCGCCTGCTGGCCCAGGCGGTGCTGGAGGCCCTGGGGGCGGAGGGCTCCTTTGTGGCCGTCAACAACACCGTCAGCCAGAGCGTGGGCCACCTGCATGTGCACGTGGTGCCCCGCCGCCGCAAGGACGGGCTCAAAGGCTTTTTCTGGCCCCGGCAGAAATACCGGGACGAAGCCCATATCCGGGAGGTGCAGGAGAAGCTGGCCGAAGCGGCCCGGCGCCTCAGGGCCGCGGGCTGGTAAAAGGCATAAGGAGTGGGAGAGGGGGCCAGGGGTCGCAGACCCCTGCCCCCTCTCCCATGCCCTCTCCCCCCACCCCATATAGGGGGTGGGGAGGGGAGCCTGAGCGGAGGGCGGGGGAGCCACTGCTCCCCCGGCCCTCCCCTCAAAACTTTCCGCCGCCGTCTCAAAACTCCCCGGCGAAGAAGAACTCTTCCTCCGGGAGTTTCACGCAGGTGAGGAAATTGCCGTAGACCGCGCCGGTGTCGATGCCCAGCTTGTTGGGCATGATCAAAGGCGCCCGGAAGGGCGTGTGCCCGAAG is a genomic window of Desulfobaccales bacterium containing:
- a CDS encoding ribonuclease Z — encoded protein: MELIILGSGTGVPSRRRGAPGYAVLAAGKLTVLDLGAGTLRALSQHGLDFSRIDLLALTHLHPDHVGDLVPFFFATHYALGYTRTEPFMVAAARGFGEFCERLKVPFGRWVEPPPGLMDLRELNPEGPDGLELPGLRLKSAPVQHLPGSLAYRLEAEGGSLVYSGDTEACDSLAELARGADVLLCECAKPYPIPGHMTPEQAGRLAARAQVRRLILTHFYPPCDEVDVVALAAKEFGGEIIRAEDGLRLNIPG
- a CDS encoding polyprenyl synthetase family protein gives rise to the protein MNQAELLAALAPDIAAINRALEANLTTHVPFISQVGRHILLSGGKRVRPLLFVLSARLCGCRSNHLADFSTIFEYLHAATLLHDDVVDAATVRRGTSTANTIWGNQAVILVGDFLLAKALSLAVTTDRLKVLKVLAHATTMMAEGEILQLLHARNLDLTEEEYFEVIHRKTAVLMSAACQIGAIVSGAPPKQEEALARFGLNLGLTFQLVDDILDFTGDERQLGKPVANDLKEGRITLPLITALKRASDAERRRLKELAQDVRPEHTGEIRELLERLGALDYARSRAREYTRAAQEDLRLFPESPEKGYFWGITEMLLARTS
- a CDS encoding HIT family protein gives rise to the protein MEPQCKFCRILAGDLAAYPVFEDVATFAFLDHRPLFPGHCLVIPRQHVATLTELPPGLLPPLFATVRLLAQAVLEALGAEGSFVAVNNTVSQSVGHLHVHVVPRRRKDGLKGFFWPRQKYRDEAHIREVQEKLAEAARRLRAAGW